In Pyrus communis chromosome 1, drPyrComm1.1, whole genome shotgun sequence, the following are encoded in one genomic region:
- the LOC137729842 gene encoding V-type proton ATPase subunit G-like, with protein sequence MDSVRGQGGIQMLLTAEQDAQHIVNNARNSKMARLRQAKEEADREVQLYRTNMEAEHQKKISDSSGSSGSNVKRLEEETDTKIKNLKESASKVQSDIVGMLIKYVTTVKT encoded by the exons ATGGATTCGGTTAGAGGACAAGGAGGCATCCAGATGCTGCTAACAGCAGAACAGGATGCTCAACACATTGTGAACAACGCTAGAAACT CGAAGATGGCACGCTTGAGACAAGCTAAAGAAGAAGCTGATAGGGAAGTGCAACTCTATCGCACGAATATGGAGGCTGAGcaccaaaagaaaatttcagAT TCAAGTGGGAGTTCTGGGTCCAATGTGAAAAGGCTTGAAGAGGAAACTGATACGAAAATTAAGAACTTGAAGGAGTCAGCCTCAAAGGTCCAATCGGATATTGTCGGCATGCTTATTAAGTATGTCACAACTGTGAAAACTTGA